Part of the Zingiber officinale cultivar Zhangliang chromosome 8A, Zo_v1.1, whole genome shotgun sequence genome, GATTTTCTCACATGTATGCGAGTCCTCTTTCATATTGCCGATCGATAACAACATAGCTCAGGACTCTTGTCCCTTATACGCATAAAAAGTAAATATATAAGGCAATTCTCATTATAATCTCGGTCAGACTTTCAGAACTCAAGTTCTTACTTCAAAGACAAGTCTTCTATCATATGGATGATCGACTTAAAGCACTGATTGAATCTCTCGAGACTCGATTCTCCATTTTTCAAAAGCAAGTATCTTGACATATGGCCAGTTGATCATAAGAACCGACCGAATCCAGGAGACTTAGCTTCATATTCCTTCAAGAATAGATCTTCAACACAATATAGTACATAACCGAGCGGCTTAAGGGAAGGACGGCTATACAATCAACCAATTTAAAGATCCGATCGAGATATACTGAGAAGACAACATTATCAGAGAATCATAATAATCTGTCAGAGTAACAACCATTTATCAGAGAATATTCCTCTATTGTTATATGAGCATTCAATAGAATATTTTTTGAAGGTGACTTTACACTGTCCATCAGCCGACACATTATGACATTATATTCCGCCAACCATCTCATTAATATCGTAAATTACAAAAGATGTGTGCACGAGTAATGAAAGATCTTCAGACTGTGATATACACCTCCTAGGCTATACATATTTTCTTAATCGACAACTTCTAACACCTAACATTCTCTATCACCTTATGGTTGCGGatgttatgagaggtggtatataaaaaaAGGATTCTCTTTATTGGCGATGTACGCTGATACAGTGCGTATTTTGTGGGGTCGATAAGATGATGTGGCTCGAAGTCAGGCCAATGTGGCCGGTCAACAGTCTAGCTGACGAGGAGGtcaagagggtcagaagtcagGCCAACGTGACTGGTCAACAGTCCAGCTGACGAGGAGGtcaagagggtcagaagtcaagccaacGGGGACGGTCAACAGTCCAGCTGACGAGGAGGtcaagagggtcagaagtcaagccaacGGGGACGGTCAACAGTCCAGCTGACGAGGAGGtcaagagggtcagaagtcagGCCAACGTGGTCGGTCAACAGTCCAGCTGACGAGGAGGACAAGAAGGTCAGAAGTCAGGCCAACATGGTCGGTCAACAGTCCAGCTAACGAGgaggtcaagaaggtcaaaagtcaaTCCAACATAATCGGTCAACTGTCGGGCTGATAGGAACAGTGgggaggtcaaaagtccagcCTACAGGGCTTAagttaaaggagagaaattataagACCTAGCCCTGATAGCAAGTAGTAAATGGGTTCGTGGGCCAAGTACATCTAAAGATGGAGACTACCGGCAGGTCTgcttacagacccagcgtgcaggtcgggatatacATACCCTGGATAACAATAATCAGATGTGGGTCGATGGATAAACACAGTGTGCAAGTCGGAACATACATGCCCTGGATAAAAGCAGACAGATGTGGGTCAGgagtcagacccagcgtgcaggtcggaacgatCATGCCCTGGATAAAAGCagacagatgcgggtcgggagtcagacccagcgtgcaggtcaaaATGCTTATGCCATGGATAAAAGCAGACACatgtgggtcggcggacagacccaacgtgcaggtcggaacgctcaTGCCCTCGATAAAAACACACATGTGGGTCAGCGGAttgacccagcgtgcaggtcggaacgctcaTGCATTGGATAAAAACAGACACatgtgggtcggcggacagacccagcgtgcaggtcggaacgctcaTGCCCTGGATAAAAGCAGAAACatgtgggtcggcggacagacccagcgtgcaggtcggaatgcTCATGCCATGCATAACATCAGACAGATATGGGTCGGCGgaccgacccagcgtgcaggtcgggacgttcataccatagATAATAGCGGACAAACGCAAGTCGGGGAGCCGATCCAGCGTGCAGGTTGGGATGTTTATACCATGGATAAAGCGGACATATGCAGGTCGagaatcagacccagcgtgcgGGTCGGAATGTGCATGccctggatagcaataagcagatgcgggtcgggaatcagcAGGTCGTCGAGTTGTACAGGCTTCGAATGACGCAAACGAAGGTGGGTCAGGAGGCCAGCCACTACATGACAAATAGGcctgcaaggaatcgtaaccacctgtcagagaacaatcatcacatgtcagggaatattatAACGGTGAGAGGCTCATACTCCTCTTGGTTCCTCCGCCAGCTTATAAGAGAAAGTCACGTGTTgaccaccgccagacaaagcctaacatccgacattccctgacattcgccaggttccagaagcctcagttgcagtataaaaagggatgctttgtcccttacgcaggtacgctcactcgtcatttcttaccagtcttttacttttcgtgctttctctgtgatttctggggaaaacgtacctgacttgagtgtcagagggcctgacccggggactttttccctggtttctggtctctaacgaccgtgGAACTCGTCTGAGCATGTGCAAATCAATAGCGTCATCATCCTGATAATTTTTCTCCGGAGAACCGCCCGTGCCAACTGGTCCAAGGGGTACCCCGCTGATTCAGCATCtcaacgactctccgtcaacttttagcacaacaaggtccgccttcatccgactcagcttccggatgggatcaaatttggcgtcgtctgtgggaacacaacaacctgatccggaacgtgacgatggaggagtctggccgcaTTCACGTCACTATGACCGCTggagagtacgagctcttcaaggaggcaaAAAGGTTGGCAGCCTCTGAGAGACAGGCAACTATCTCACGACCACGACAATCCCCTGCTGAAGCTTCCAAGGAGCCCCTCCCTGTTTCAGATCGGGGTTCCAAAAGAAAGCAGCCTGAGGTATTTCCTCAACATCCTTATCGTGAGCCTGGTATAGGATATTATCAGCCAGAGCTCCAAGCACAAAGCCTTAAGAAGGAGCAACCTCAAGCATCTATGGCTGAGAGTTCACAGCCACGGGATTCGAAGAAGGGAAGGGACCTTATCATACCTGAGGCGTTCCCCGAAGATCCAGACGAGAAAGTACCTTTCTCGGCCAGGATTCTAAATGAAAGACTGCCTAAAGGTTATAGAGCCCCGTCGATCGGAGAATATGACGGGAGCAAGGATCTGGAAGAGCACTTGCGAAAATTCAAAAATGCAGCCCTGTTGCACCAATATAGCGATGCTGTTAAATGCAGAGTTTTCCTGAATACTTTATCGGGTTCAGCCTTAAAATGGTTCGATGGGTTACCTCAAGGTCTATCacctgttttctgcacttcaaaaCAGCTTTTCTGCGCCGATTTGCTAGCAGTAAGAAATATCGGAAGACAGATCATTGTCTTTTCGCACTAAAGCAGGGGCCGACCGAGCCCCTGAGAAGTTATATCAACCGCTTTAATCAAGTAGCTCAAGATGTCCCCACTGCCACTTCAGAGATTCTGATGAGCGCCTTTTCTCATGGATTGGGGGAGGGAGAGTTCTTCAgggatctcatcaaaaatcccgctcggaattttgatgagatggtggaaaaagctgcttcctacatcaaggtggaagaagcgcaagcagcTCGAAGGAAGGTCAAAAGACCACTTCCTTCCACCAAGCAAGAAAGAAGAGTGCCTCAACCACCCCCTCGACCTCTACCGTGAGTCCGGGAAGCCAGACCTGCCTTTCATCACGGGCACGAAATTCGACCTGCCCCTCGAGTTGCTGCTGTACATATCCCTCGACCAAGGCCAGGGAGTAATCGGTATTGTACCTATCATAGGGCACGTACGCATGATACTAACCGTTGCTTTTAGCTCGCTCGAGACTCCAAGCGGGCTGCCGAGATGGGATTGCCTCTGCCCGAGCTAGCTCCTCAGTTGATCAAGATGATGGAGGAACAAAAGGGGGCAGGACAGGTCAGACAACCTCGTCCCGACCTCGCGAGACCTAGCACTCATCAGCCTGGCCGGGGAAAGGAGCCAGAAGGATCACGGGAGGTCAAGAACAGAGGCAATGCAGCTGTCAGAGAAATcggcatgatctctggagggctGACTGACGGAGATTCAGGGAGGGCACGTAAGTCTCATGTTCGGCGCTTGGAGGTTCATGCCGTCGAATGCAGTAAGGAGCAAGCTGCTggccctgttattagctttgggccaGCAGACCTGGAGGGGCTGGAGTTGCCTCATGACGATGCGCTCATCATCAAAGCCGTCATTGCCAATAGCCGAGTGACTCGGGTTTTTGTTGACactgggagctcggtcaacattttatttAGGACTGCATTTGaagagatgcagattgatgctgCTGAACTTCAGCCAGTAGCTACAtctttatatggattcacaggtaatgaagtgaagcctatgggtcagattaagctggctATATCTTTGGGCACCGAGCCACTGGTGCGAACGAGGAGGAGCACGTTTATAGTAGTAGACTCCCCTTCTTCTTACAACGTTATCCTAGGGAAGCCCgccctgcatgaatttagggCTGCTGTCTCGACCTTTCACCAAAAAATTAAGTTTCCTATGGgtgagcaggtcggggaagttaaaggaGAACAGAAAGtttctcggcggtgctatattgaCATAGTCCGAGTTGAAGCTCGGAAAAATCAAAGGATGCAGGATGGAGGTGTTCATGTCGTTCAAGAGGAGCCTCTCCCCATAGTTGAGGAGTCCATCCCTTGGGAAGAAGTACAATTGCACGCTGAGCGACCTGAAAGTCTGACCCGGGTGGCGAGCGACCTTCCTTCTCCCCTCAAAGAAGAATTAATTCAGTGTTTAATCCGCAATCGGGATGTCTTTGCCTGGTCTATTGAGGAACTTCCTAGGGTCAAGCCAGAGGTGGCTGAGCATAAGTTGCATCTGTTACCTGACTCCCGGCCcgtgaagcaaaagaaaagaaatttctcaactgaccagaataaaataataagagctGAGGTAGATCAGCTCAAAAAAGCAGGACATGTTCGGGAGGTTTAGTTCCCATCCTGGCTCTCCAATGTAGTCTTGgtaaagaagcccaacaataagtggagagtatgtaTTTTCTTCCGGGACCTCAATCGGGTCAaccccaaagactgttatcctctgccccggattgatcaaatggtagaTTCCACAGCCGGATGCGAAAGAATATGTATGCTGGGCGCCtaccaggggtatcatcagatacctctagcccgagaagatcaagagaaggttagttttattacggctgacggtactttctgttatactgtcatgccctttggcctCAAGAACGTCGGAGCCACATACCAGcgaatgatggataaaatcttccgggagcagatcgagcgaaatgtggaggtctatgtagacgacatactcatcaaatcctCGCTGGCCGAAAACTTGATCAAAGATGTGGAGGAAACATGCAGGACTCTCCGACAGTATGGGTTGAAACTCAATCCCTTGAAATGCTTATTCGGggctaaaggaggaaaattcttgggttacCTGGTGACTGAGCGAGGAATAGAAGTCAATCCGAAAAAAGTTCAAGCACTCAAGGATATGCAGCCTTCTCAGAATTTAAAAGAAGCCCAGAAGCTGGTCGACAGAATAACAGccctgtcaagattcatctccagatccgCAGATCGAGCTGCTCCTTTTTTCAAGGTGCTAAGGAAGGCctccaagttccagtgggatgaagaatgcactaAAGCTTTTGAAGAGCTGAAGAAGTAGTTAGAGACTCTTCCCTCTCTTTTTAAGCCAGTTGTAGGAGAACCCTTATGGGTTTACTTTTCAGCCACCCTTGAGGCTGTGGGGGCCGTGCTCATTAAAGAAAATGACAATGTACAATGGCCGGTGTATTTCTTCAGCCATTTGTTGAAAGGAGCCGAGTCCCGATACACGACACTcgagaagttggtttacggactggTTCTTATGGCTCGGCGGTTGCGACCTTACTTTTTATCGCATCCAATCACAATCTtaaccaatagcaccatgggaagagcACTGACCAATGTAGAAGTCGCAGGTCGGCTTATTAATGGACCACagagttgggagaatatgacatacagtatcagcctcGCACCGCTATAAAGGCACAAACCTTGGCAAATTTCTTGACAGAGGTACATCAAACCAGCCCTGAAGAAACGTGGAAGatctatgtggatgggtcttcgaATCATCATGGAAGCGGGGTCGAGGTCTTAGTAATATCTCCTCAAGGAGATATACTCCAGTTGGCGGTTCGATTGAATTTTcgagccactaacaatgaggcagagtatgaggctttGTTGGTTGGACTGCAAGCAGCCTGGCATGTCGGGGTCGCTCGAGTAATCATctattcagattcacagttggtGACTCAGCAAGTTACCGACAACTTTGTTATAAATTGTGATAAATTGCAAATGTATCGggaagcttatgagaagatgaaggcaGAATTTGCAGAGGTCACTGTGACAAAGATACCCAGGTCGGAGAATGAGCGAGCAGACGAATTGGCAAAGATGGTCAGTTCCTTAACTACTTGGGTGCTGGATAGGTCAACGGCACAAACCTTTCTGATAGCCCAGATAGATTTGCAAAACAATGCagaagcaactattgattggcgggcACCCATGATCAGTTATCTCAGGCAAGGTATCTTACCTACATATCCCGAAGAATCTCGATTGATAAGGAGGCAGGCTCATGCTTATGTCATGATtggggaccagctctacaagaggTCCTTCTCTCGGCCCTTACTTAAATGCTTGAGTATGGAGGAAGCCGACCAGACCTTGCGAGAAATACATCTAGGATGCTGTGGCAGTCATGTAGGCGGTCAGACATTATCTCGCAAGGTGctcctggccgggtatttctggcttACTTTACAGAGGGATGCTCACAAGTTGGTGAACACATGCTTGtcctgccagaaacatcaaaactTGACACATCGCCCTACGTCCCAATTGAGAACGTCTATAGTGTCCtgcccttttgatcaatggggcatggatatcgtgggaccATTTCCGATGGCACCAGGTCAGAGGCGCTTCTTATTGGTGGTCgtggactatttttctaagtgggtagaagcagaagcccTGGCCCGTATCACAGAAGATTCTGTCATTCAATTCTTGTGGAAGAACATCCTTTGTAGGTTTGGTATTCCCCACAAGATGGTGTCtgacaatggaaggcaatttcaaggacaaAGAATCCAGGCCTGGTGCAAGGGATTTGACATAACgcaagccttcacttcagtagcTTATCCTCAAAGAAATGGTCAAACCGAGGAAATCAACAAAGAGATAGTGCGAGGTTTGAAGGTCaagctggatcatgtcggaggcaattgggtggaagagctgccTAGCATTCTGTGGGCATATCGTACAACACCTCGGGAGAGCACAGGTCTGACACCCTTTCACTTGGTTTATGGCAATGAGGCCGTGGTACCCATAGAAATTGGAGTGCCGTCGGTCAGAAGGACACTATACGATGAAGGAAACACGGAATGACGGTTAGCTGAACTGGATCTTATTAGCGAGACCGGCGACCAAACGGTGGCTCAGCTGGAGgcttatcgacaaagaatgagacagAATTACAACAGAAGAGTAGTTCCTCGATTCTTTGGAGAAGGAGATCTAGTCTGGAAGCAAATCAAGCCAGTGGGAGACGTGACTAAGATGACACCACAATGGGATGGACATTATAAAGTCATTAAAAAGTTGGCATCCGGAGCCTATTATTTACAAGATAAACGGGATAAGAGGCTGGATCGACCTTGGAGCGTTAATTACCTGCGACCTTATAGAGTTTGAAGAGACAAGCCAAGAAGTGTAGACAGAGTAATAAGTCGGGCTGTGACATGTCACAGATGGGGTTAGCAGACCGGGGAAAGGCAGATAAGAGAAAGCGAAAGAGGTGAAAGCAGAAACTATATGTCCTAATACTTTCTATAACGAAGCTAAACAATATTAATAAAGCAAGTCTTGGAAGGCAAACAGAGAAACAGTAAGATACTTTACAAGCCATTCTCAAGTCATTATGTACAAGAAGCCAAAAAAtgtcatttgaaaggagcaaataTCTCATCCGGTATCTCTTTGAGGATCCGATCATGGTCTAAGAATTCAGGAGGTGGAAGGGACTTTAAATAGTCTTGCTCGTGAAGTTGTCGCAGAGCCCCGCCCGCCCCGTAGATAGCAGATGTGGAAAAACGATGTCCCACCTGAGCACAAAATTCTGGAGAACGCATATACCTAGCACGGTTTTGCAAGCAGCGATCGTTCTCCCCTTCTCTGTAGATCGCCAGAGCTGTTGACACTCCCTCTGTGGTGGCCCTAGCCTGAGCCAGTTCACTTCTGACAATGGCCAATTCTGTTGCTTGGGAGGTCAGTTAGGTCCCTTGAGATTTCAAAAGGACCTCCTGCGATTTTAACTTTTGGTCCTGATCTTGCACCAGAGTCTCGGCCGCACGTAGTTTTTGAACCAACTGGTCCATAGCTCTTTGATGCTCTAAAGCATGCTGATTCATACTCTGTTGGTGTACATTATCAGCCTGACTTTGCATTTCCTGGAGATCTTCAAGTTCTTGGTTGGTTAGGGCTAAGGACACTTCTAGACTATTCTTTCTGCTGGTCAAATCTTTTATTTCCGCTCGCAAAGCATGGTTGTCCTAGGCAGGATCATTCAGTTGCAATTCCAGTTCAGCAACACGGTCCCGCAACATCTTATTCTGACAATGAGTAGCATGGAAGGAATGGTTTACTATCAGAGATTCTGCACAGGCCTGGGACATACAAAAAGTATCTGATAAGAGCGGGAAAAATAACAGTTGGGAAATGTTTAAAGGTTACCTTAATATATAACTATGCAAATTGGTCCATCTGGGCCGGGGGAGGCAAGGAATCCATATGCCGCAGGCTTTCTTCCCATAGAGTGGCCAGATGACCTTTTATTTTTAGGGAGCTGGTGGGAACATCTGTCTGAGACCATAACTGCTCCTCAGAAGGAAGAGTAGTGCAATAATTCTGATAAATAAGCGGAGGGGGTCCTGAGAGACTCGCGGCTGAGCCTGGAGAAGCTGAAGGCTCGGCGGTTGCACCAGAAGGAGCTAAAGAAGGCCCCTGAGGAGGTACTACAGGCGGGATAGTGGAAGGTCGTTCTGAGGGGCCAACTTCATCGTCAGGAGCGTGCTGTGAGGTGGAAGGATGAGCTAATGGGGACTCGGTCTGATAGTTGAATGAAGTAGGGGGATCAGCTACATGGCTCGGGATTGGAGGTGGAGTCACCTGAGGGGATGGAGGAGAGGCAGCTGTATTTGGAGGGGGAGAAGGGATAGATGATAGGCCAGAGTCGGACATCGGGTGAGGGGCTCGGCGCTGACGTCTTTGAGATAGCCGCTGATCGTCAGAGTCAGAATCATTGGAGGATGACCGAGCCCTGCGTCTAGAGGGAGTTGGGGCGTTTTGGCTCAGGCGTTCATTTATGGTACGTACGAGCCCTGCGAGCCGCCTGAGAAGCCTCTCTGAAAGCGGGGCTGGCAAGGGGGGCGTTGCCTGTTCTTCCGCCAAGGCCCATAAGCCTTTCACCAAGGCCTTGACCGGGGATGTAATTGGCTCAAGGAGGACTAACCGAGGGTAGTGGTGTTGGGGGAGTAGGCCGGGCCGTACATGGGGCCCGGGGGCGATCGGGAGCCTGAGGGCGAGCGGGAGTAGCCGGTCGAGGGGGACGAACATCCCAGGGGTGAGCGGGAGTGGCTGGTCGAGGTGGTCGAGCCGTCCGAGAGCGAGTAGGTCGAGCCAATAGAGCAGGTCGGGCAGCAGGAGACCCTCGCCGAACGGGTCTGGACAGAGGATTGGCCGAGGAAGCTCCACCGATTGGAATCGAAGACGAATGGGGGAGTGCTCTTCTCTGCAGGATAACTCGGCCTCACCTCATTATCTCCATGTCACTCAGAGGAAGGGGATGAACCTCCGAAACATAGGTCAAGACTTCAGCTGCACCGGGTAAAGTG contains:
- the LOC122011075 gene encoding uncharacterized protein LOC122011075; this translates as MGLPLPELAPQLIKMMEEQKGAGQVRQPRPDLARPSTHQPGRGKEPEGSREVKNRGNAAVREIGMISGGLTDGDSGRARKSHVRRLEVHAVECSKEQAAGPVISFGPADLEGLELPHDDALIIKAVIANSRVTRVFVDTGSSVNILFRTAFEEMQIDAAELQPVATSLYGFTATLEAVGAVLIKENDNVQWPVYFFSHLLKGAESRYTTLEKLVYGLYQPRTAIKAQTLANFLTEVHQTSPEETWKIYVDGSSNHHGSGVEVLVISPQGDILQLAVRLNFRATNNEAEYEALLVGLQAAWHVGVARVIIYSDSQLVTQQVTDNFVINCDKLQMYREAYEKMKAEFAEVTVTKIPRSENERADELAKMVSSLTTWVLDRSTAQTFLIAQIDLQNNAEATIDWRAPMISYLRQGILPTYPEESRLIRRQAHAYVMIGDQLYKRSFSRPLLKCLSMEEADQTLREIHLGCCGSHVGGQTLSRKVLLAGYFWLTLQRDAHKLVNTCLSCQKHQNLTHRPTSQLRTSIVSCPFDQWGMDIVGPFPMAPGQRRFLLVVVDYFSKWVEAEALARITEDSVIQFLWKNILCRFGIPHKMVSDNGRQFQGQRIQAWCKGFDITQAFTSVAYPQRNGQTEEINKEIVRGLKVKLDHVGGNWVEELPSILWAYRTTPRESTGLTPFHLVYGNEAVVPIEIGVPSVRRTLYDEGNTE